A genomic region of uncultured Roseibium sp. contains the following coding sequences:
- a CDS encoding 2-oxoacid:ferredoxin oxidoreductase subunit beta: MSYYKPKFQHPKLPKNALGYTVADYDGSISTLCAGCGHDSISAAIRNACFLSSIPPHRIAKLSGIGCSSKMPTYFLGRSHGFNSVHGRMPSVATGASVANRDLIYLGVSGDGDTASIGMGQFVHLIRRNVNMTYIVANNGCYGLTKGQDSATADLGSVGKYGTQNPFEGIDLASLAVLQGASFVARSFSGDKEQLEPLIRAAMAHRGFAFIDIVSPCVTFANNAGSTKSYAATRENLEAMPVDFVPMREEIRTQYKEGSTQTVTLHDGSNINLHKASKDYKADSREDALMALQAADRNGKVLTGLLYLDPTSQDLNHTLELASQPLNSMGKDELCPGSRVLKSINEGLR; this comes from the coding sequence ATGTCCTATTACAAGCCGAAATTCCAGCACCCGAAGTTGCCGAAAAATGCGCTCGGCTACACGGTTGCCGATTATGACGGATCGATTTCGACGCTTTGCGCGGGCTGCGGGCACGACAGTATTTCCGCCGCGATCCGCAATGCCTGTTTCCTGTCTTCCATTCCGCCGCACCGCATCGCCAAGCTGTCGGGCATCGGCTGTTCGTCGAAGATGCCGACCTATTTTCTCGGGCGAAGCCACGGCTTCAATTCGGTGCATGGACGGATGCCGTCCGTTGCGACCGGGGCGAGCGTTGCCAATCGGGATCTCATCTATCTGGGTGTTTCCGGTGACGGCGACACCGCTTCCATCGGGATGGGCCAGTTCGTTCACCTGATCCGGCGAAACGTCAACATGACCTACATCGTTGCCAACAACGGCTGCTACGGCCTGACCAAGGGCCAGGACAGCGCGACCGCCGATCTGGGGTCTGTCGGCAAATACGGAACGCAGAACCCGTTCGAGGGCATTGACCTTGCAAGCCTTGCGGTGCTTCAGGGGGCAAGCTTCGTTGCGCGCAGCTTCTCCGGCGACAAGGAGCAGCTGGAGCCGTTGATCCGTGCGGCCATGGCGCATCGGGGCTTTGCCTTTATCGACATCGTGTCGCCCTGCGTGACCTTTGCCAACAATGCGGGGTCGACAAAAAGCTACGCGGCCACGCGTGAGAACCTTGAGGCCATGCCCGTCGACTTCGTGCCGATGCGCGAGGAAATCCGCACGCAGTACAAGGAAGGATCAACCCAGACGGTCACGTTGCATGACGGCTCGAACATCAATCTTCACAAGGCCAGCAAGGACTACAAGGCCGACAGCCGCGAAGACGCTCTCATGGCGCTCCAGGCGGCGGATCGCAATGGAAAGGTGCTGACGGGGCTCCTCTACCTCGATCCGACGTCACAGGATCTCAATCATACGCTGGAACTTGCCAGCCAGCCGCTCAACAGCATGGGCAAGGACGAACTCTGCCCGGGAAGCCGTGTGCTGAAGAGCATCAACGAGGGACTGCGCTAG
- a CDS encoding 2-oxoacid:acceptor oxidoreductase subunit alpha, which translates to MKQLKGVNDFVVKFANVNGTGSASANHLFAKAIFRMGVPVSPRNIFPSNIQGLPTWYEVRVSAKGYLGRRGGVDLMLCVNPQTMEDDVASVGPGGYFVYDSTRPLAPHLKRDDISYFGIPLTEMCMREFKVARLQQLLKNVVYVGAMAALLDIDFSILKDLLNDQFKGKEKLISPNVHALEMGYQFAQDNFSCPLPIRLDPSVIDAPHIRESQHILMNGNTAAALGAIYGGATVAAWYPITPSTSVVDAFSKYAERMRIDAGTGKRNFAILQAEDELAAMGIVVGASWNGARAFTATSGPGLSLMSEFLGLAYFAEVPVVLIDVQRSGPSTGMPTRSQQSDILAAAYASHGDTKHVLLFPATPRECFDMTVQAFDLAEQLQTPVIMMSDLDLGMNDWMSPPLEWDDDYEMNRGKVLDRNALDEAETWGRYVDVDGDGICYRTLPGTHPDKGAFFTRGSSKNDMAVYSEKGDDYVENVDRLLRKFETAKSYVPVPKVHDPIPVKKPKTKQKLGALFFGTSASPSYEAVEILAAEGYPIDVMRIRAFPFHESLDAFVHEHDIVFVIEQNRDGQMRQLIMNECHIAPDKLTSVLNYSGTPITARTIARQIRRALNATSADVVKLHPETA; encoded by the coding sequence ATGAAACAGCTCAAGGGCGTCAATGATTTCGTGGTCAAGTTCGCCAATGTGAACGGGACCGGGTCTGCGTCGGCCAACCATCTCTTTGCAAAGGCGATCTTCCGGATGGGTGTGCCGGTCAGCCCGCGCAACATCTTTCCGTCGAACATCCAGGGTCTGCCGACCTGGTATGAGGTCCGGGTCAGCGCCAAGGGCTATCTCGGCCGGCGGGGCGGCGTGGACCTCATGCTGTGCGTCAATCCGCAGACCATGGAAGACGATGTCGCCAGCGTCGGGCCTGGCGGCTATTTCGTCTATGATTCCACCCGCCCGCTGGCGCCGCATCTGAAGCGCGACGACATCAGCTATTTCGGTATCCCTTTGACGGAAATGTGCATGCGCGAGTTCAAGGTCGCGCGCCTGCAGCAGCTGTTGAAGAACGTTGTCTATGTAGGGGCCATGGCCGCGCTGCTCGATATCGACTTTTCGATCCTGAAGGACCTTCTGAACGACCAGTTCAAAGGCAAGGAGAAACTGATCTCGCCCAACGTGCACGCGCTCGAAATGGGGTATCAGTTCGCCCAGGATAATTTTTCCTGTCCCTTGCCGATCCGTCTGGACCCAAGCGTTATCGACGCACCGCATATCCGCGAGAGCCAGCATATCCTGATGAACGGCAACACGGCCGCCGCTCTCGGGGCGATCTATGGCGGCGCGACTGTTGCGGCCTGGTACCCGATCACGCCGTCGACCTCGGTGGTCGATGCCTTTTCCAAATATGCGGAAAGGATGCGGATCGATGCCGGAACCGGCAAGCGGAATTTCGCGATCCTGCAGGCCGAGGATGAACTGGCGGCCATGGGGATCGTGGTCGGGGCCAGCTGGAACGGCGCCCGGGCCTTCACGGCCACATCCGGCCCCGGACTTTCACTGATGAGCGAGTTCCTGGGGCTGGCCTATTTCGCCGAAGTCCCGGTCGTGTTGATCGACGTTCAAAGATCGGGACCGTCCACGGGGATGCCGACCCGGAGCCAGCAGTCGGACATCCTTGCGGCCGCCTACGCCTCCCACGGCGATACCAAGCATGTCCTGCTGTTCCCGGCCACACCGAGGGAGTGTTTCGACATGACCGTGCAGGCCTTCGACCTGGCGGAGCAGCTTCAGACCCCGGTGATCATGATGTCTGATCTTGATCTTGGCATGAACGACTGGATGTCGCCGCCACTGGAGTGGGACGACGACTACGAGATGAACCGGGGCAAGGTCCTGGACAGGAACGCGCTGGACGAAGCGGAAACGTGGGGGCGCTACGTCGATGTCGACGGCGACGGGATCTGCTACCGCACCCTGCCGGGGACGCATCCCGACAAGGGCGCGTTCTTCACGCGGGGGTCGTCAAAGAACGATATGGCGGTCTATTCCGAGAAGGGCGATGATTACGTCGAAAATGTCGACCGGCTGCTGCGCAAGTTCGAAACGGCAAAATCCTATGTTCCGGTTCCAAAGGTGCACGACCCGATCCCGGTCAAGAAACCGAAAACCAAGCAGAAGCTCGGTGCGCTGTTTTTCGGAACCTCCGCGTCGCCCTCCTATGAGGCGGTCGAGATCCTGGCCGCGGAAGGTTACCCGATCGACGTGATGCGCATCCGGGCCTTTCCCTTCCATGAAAGCCTCGACGCCTTCGTGCACGAGCATGACATCGTCTTCGTGATCGAACAGAACCGCGATGGGCAGATGCGTCAGTTGATCATGAACGAATGTCATATCGCGCCGGACAAACTGACCTCTGTCCTGAACTATTCCGGTACGCCGATCACTGCACGTACCATCGCCCGGCAAATCCGGCGGGCGCTCAATGCCACCAGCGCTGATGTCGTCAAGCTGCATCCGGAGACTGCCTGA
- a CDS encoding FAD-dependent oxidoreductase produces the protein MRATDTANPEYFHKVVDCQYACPAHTPVPAYIRLIAQQRYTDAYLINWESNVFPGVLGRTCDRPCEPACRRGRVEEEPVAICRLKRVAADFKDEVADMLPKAGPPNGKKVALIGAGPASLTVARDLAPLGYELHLYDEQAKGGGFMRSQIPSFRLPESVLDEEIGYILDMGITTVFNTYVDSMADMLTKGYDAVFVGSGAPKGRDLPKLPGRKEADANIHIGINWLASVAFEHIKEIGKRVIVLGGGNTAMDCCRTSRRLGGEDVKVIVRSPFEDMKASPWEKEDAMHEGIPIIDNHVPREFVVEDGKLVGMTFDKVKAVYHRDGRRELVPTGEEPEFFPCDDVLVAIGQENAFPWIEKETGIRFTSWGTPIINDDETFQSTRKEVFFGGDSAFGPSNIITAVAHGHKAAVSIDLYCQGKDLSKRPPPDVTLVGQKMGIHEWSYDSIPITDERKIVPLEDLKKSLSDRMVEVELGFDPETAFIEAERCLNCDAQTVFTDSNCIECDACADICPTSCITFTQNAPEKELRGKLMVPADNPEQDLYVSGKLPTGRVMVKDEDVCLHCGLCAERCPTAAWDMQMFFYNVTKATPNLVDVK, from the coding sequence GTGCGAGCCACCGATACGGCGAACCCGGAATATTTTCACAAGGTCGTCGACTGCCAGTATGCCTGCCCGGCGCACACGCCGGTGCCCGCCTATATCCGCCTGATCGCGCAGCAGCGCTATACCGATGCCTACCTGATCAACTGGGAAAGCAACGTGTTTCCCGGCGTGCTCGGCCGGACATGCGACCGTCCGTGCGAGCCGGCCTGCAGGCGCGGCCGCGTCGAGGAGGAGCCCGTTGCGATCTGCCGGCTGAAGCGCGTCGCCGCCGACTTCAAGGACGAAGTGGCGGACATGCTGCCAAAGGCGGGGCCGCCCAACGGCAAGAAGGTTGCCCTGATCGGGGCGGGTCCGGCATCCCTTACCGTCGCCCGCGATCTGGCCCCGCTCGGCTACGAGCTGCATCTTTACGACGAGCAGGCCAAGGGCGGCGGCTTCATGCGCAGCCAGATCCCCTCGTTCCGATTGCCGGAAAGCGTTCTGGATGAAGAGATCGGCTATATCCTCGACATGGGCATCACCACCGTGTTCAACACCTATGTCGACAGCATGGCCGACATGCTGACCAAGGGCTATGACGCGGTCTTCGTCGGCTCCGGTGCGCCCAAGGGCCGCGATCTGCCGAAGCTTCCGGGCCGCAAGGAAGCCGATGCGAATATTCACATCGGCATCAACTGGCTCGCCAGCGTCGCCTTCGAGCACATCAAGGAGATCGGCAAGCGCGTGATCGTGCTTGGGGGCGGCAACACCGCCATGGATTGCTGCCGTACCTCGCGCCGCCTTGGCGGCGAGGACGTCAAGGTGATCGTCCGCAGCCCGTTCGAAGACATGAAGGCATCTCCCTGGGAAAAGGAAGACGCCATGCACGAGGGCATTCCCATCATCGACAACCATGTGCCGCGTGAATTCGTGGTCGAGGACGGCAAGCTTGTCGGCATGACCTTCGACAAGGTGAAAGCGGTCTATCACCGCGACGGACGCCGCGAACTGGTGCCGACCGGCGAGGAACCCGAGTTCTTTCCCTGCGATGATGTGCTTGTCGCCATCGGCCAGGAGAACGCCTTTCCGTGGATCGAAAAGGAGACGGGCATCCGCTTCACCAGCTGGGGTACGCCGATCATCAATGATGACGAGACGTTCCAGTCGACCCGCAAGGAAGTCTTTTTCGGCGGCGATTCCGCCTTCGGGCCATCGAACATCATCACCGCCGTTGCCCATGGCCACAAGGCGGCCGTCTCCATCGATCTCTACTGCCAGGGCAAGGATCTTTCCAAGCGGCCACCACCGGATGTCACCCTGGTGGGACAGAAGATGGGCATTCACGAATGGAGCTACGATTCCATTCCGATCACCGACGAGCGCAAGATCGTCCCGCTGGAGGATCTCAAGAAATCCCTGAGCGACCGCATGGTCGAGGTGGAGCTGGGTTTCGATCCGGAAACGGCTTTCATTGAAGCGGAGCGCTGTCTCAATTGCGATGCGCAGACGGTGTTCACCGATTCCAACTGCATCGAGTGCGATGCATGCGCGGATATCTGTCCGACGAGCTGCATCACCTTCACCCAGAACGCTCCGGAGAAGGAACTGCGCGGCAAGCTCATGGTCCCGGCGGACAATCCCGAACAGGATCTTTATGTCTCCGGAAAGCTGCCGACCGGTCGCGTCATGGTCAAGGACGAGGACGTGTGCCTGCATTGCGGCCTGTGCGCCGAACGGTGCCCGACCGCCGCGTGGGACATGCAGATGTTCTTCTACAATGTTACCAAGGCGACGCCCAACCTGGTGGATGTCAAATGA